One region of Culex pipiens pallens isolate TS chromosome 2, TS_CPP_V2, whole genome shotgun sequence genomic DNA includes:
- the LOC120420506 gene encoding zinc finger protein 420-like yields the protein MDPCCLVCRASEVDELISVACVTSTARKTIREMIDIFVNVRANQLLLEHDNVVDRESCRLPELVCDQCLVRLERAFRVWKQSRSVRLIRKCDKGAEEHYRACRVCAKGDALVSMFDFCEGRRVQIASMVEYVVNLRVAKGDRLPPYICGECLKDLNEGYGFKKDALESIMYFRDQWLHPWQKMQFRVDCPRRLVVEVSSEGVLSMVDGTTVVTCSVCSARVRSGQLKRACSGCRLKFRNYDELAQKVEEQRRVDEVDLMDLFDGIADYDEVVDNDIGDLMNDEMLVEVEKLPEKIEAPSVPKKVRSPKKPRKLKLISIVTKKNAKDKKAPIKRPAAIISIETIIEYKCCFAGCSQHGVVKDLQTHFQEAHYPIPLEPMPSPFSCPICRATFQDADSLKGHYGEPCPLYKCSHPVCPFATRSHECALRHIEHINEEKQHGYPAPIDIKHLGKYFVVDKPLDENGFTLKRLHERCCWCGELFMDVNELKAHRELMHDVVKAPFQCETCNRPFEARLPLSRHRQRSSLRTHYYCRPCERTFWEVAPYKVHKYSEHVTGPEAANEADQDQYEAAICCCGCEETFESAEQLEDHRRVMHPPDELRIGQQFPCQSCGKAFPLNQKLQVHLRKYQSGHLYRCLVLGCVFKTTIMANIKIHVAGVAHKNAQGKTLTIRRVNPSTFYCCVSRCEFEHSSYDEIVKHVASAHEVQRQRNEAHYCDEESFKCEACFKKCPTELSFLNHKNGRKALYCKYCKNLHLRAELAAHEAICPKRAEFVCEVCSKRIIGKFRFKQHMQTDHAIEIVQPPNDKPKPVAPTPKVICTICGLLVKKHILVHHMQSKHEQKRAFKCEQCGSRFNVLQLLKTHLKNVHSAEKLYPCRQDGCEKRYKHAGDRQRHEQMVHLGITPFKCDVCSESFVRDRDLRLHARKHTGRKLYGCDQCGADYDRLTEFREHQRVCGSAGRIVGKIGKDEK from the exons ATGGACCCGTGCTGCTTGGTGTGCCGAGCGTCGGAAGTGGACGAGCTGATATCGGTGGCCTGTGTGACGAGCACCGCACGCAAAACGATCCGGGAAATGATCGACATCTTCGTG AACGTTCGGGCCAACCAGCTGCTGCTCGAGCACGACAACGTCGTCGACCGGGAGTCCTGCCGACTGCCGGAGCTGGTGTGCGACCAGTGTCTGGTGCGTTTGGAGCGGGCTTTCCGGGTGTGGAAGCAGTCCCGGTCGGTTAGATTGATCCggaagtgtgacaagggggcgGAGGAGCACTATCGGGCGTGCAGGGTTTGCGCCAAAGGGGACGCGCTGGTGTCGATGTTCGACTTTTGCGAGGGTCGGCGAGTTCAGATCGCGTCGATGGTCGAGTACGTGGTGAATCTGAGGGTTGCGAAGGGGGACCGGTTGCCACCGTACATTTGTGGGGAATGCTTGAAGGATTTGAACGAGGGTTACGGGTTTAAGAAGGATGCGTTGGAGTCGATAATGTACTTTCGCGATCAATGGTTGCATCCTTGGCAGAAGATGCAGTTCAGGGTGGATTGTCCGAGGAGGCTGGTGGTGGAGGTATCTAGCGAGGGTGTGCTGAGCATGGTGGATGGGACGACGGTCGTCACGTGTTCCGTTTGTTCGGCGAGGGTTCGTTCTGGACAGCTGAAGCGGGCTTGTAGCGGATGTCGACTCAAGTTTCGAAACTACGATGAACTTGCACAAAAGGTCGAGGAGCAGCGTAGGGTGGACGAGGTTGACTTGATGGACCTTTTCGACGGTATCGCTGATTACGACGAGGTTGTGGACAACGATATCGGGGATTTGATGAACGACGAAATGCTCGTGGAAGTTGAAAAGCTACCGGAGAAAATTGAGGCCCCTTCCGTTCCGAAGAAAGTCCGAAGTCCGAAGAAGCCTAGAAAACTGAAACTTATTTCGATCGTgactaaaaaaaatgctaaggATAAGAAGGCACCGATTAAGAGACCCGCCGCCATCATTTCGATCGAAACTATTATCGAGTACAAGTGCTGCTTTGCGGGTTGCTCTCAGCACGGTGTCGTTAAGGATCTGCAGACACACTTCCAAGAAGCTCATTACCCTATACCGCTTGAGCCTATGCCGAGTCCGTTCAGCTGTCCCATTTGTAGAGCCACCTTCCAGGATGCAGACAGTCTGAAGGGCCACTACGGCGAGCCCTGTCCGCTGTACAAGTGTTCCCATCCGGTCTGTCCGTTTGCTACGAGATCGCATGAGTGCGCGTTGCGGCACATTGAACACATTAACGAAGAGAAGCAGCACGGATATCCGGCGCCGATCGACATTAAACACTTGGGCAAGTACTTCGTCGTCGATAAGCCGCTGGATGAGAACGGGTTTACGCTGAAACGGCTGCACGAGCGGTGCTGCTGGTGCGGGGAGCTGTTTATGGATGTTAACGAGCTGAAAGCCCATCGGGAGTTGATGCACGACGTGGTTAAGG CTCCCTTTCAGTGCGAAACGTGCAACAGGCCGTTCGAAGCGCGGCTGCCGTTGTCGCGGCACCGCCAACGGAGTTCACTCCGGACCCACTACTACTGTCGGCCATGCGAACGGACGTTCTGGGAGGTGGCCCCGTACAAGGTGCACAAGTATAGCGAGCACGTAACCGGACCCGAAGCGGCCAACGAGGCTGACCAGGATCAGTACGAGGCGGCGATTTGCTGCTGCGGTTGCGAGGAGACGTTCGAGTCTGCCGAACAACTTGAAGACCATCGCCGAGTGATGCACCCACCGGATGAGCTCCGGATAGGCCAACAGTTCCCTTGTCAGTCCTGTGGGAAGGCTTTCCCCTTGAACCAAAAGTTGCAGGTTCACTTGAGAAAGTACCAGAGCGGTCACCTCTACCGCTGTCTCGTGTTGGGTTGCGTGTTCAAGACCACAATTATGGCGAACATCAAGATCCACGTTGCGGGCGTAGCCCATAAGAACGCCCAGGGCAAAACTTTGACCATCCGGCGAGTGAACCCATCGACCTTTTACTGCTGTGTTTCGCGTTGCGAATTTGAGCATTCTTCGTACGACGAGATCGTCAAACATGTGGCCAGCGCCCACGAAGTACAGCGCCAACGGAACGAGGCACATTATTGCGACGAAGAGTCCTTCAAATGTGAAGCCTGCTTCAAAAAGTGTCCCACCGAACTGTCCTTCTTGAACCACAAAAATGGCAGAAAAGCGCTCTACTGCAAATACTGCAAAAATCTTCACCTGCGCGCTGAACTCGCAGCCCACGAAGCAATCTGTCCGAAGCGGGCCGAGTTTGTCTGCGAAGTGTGCTCCAAACGCATAATAGGAAAATTTCGGTTCAAACAACACATGCAGACGGATCACGCCATAGAAATAGTCCAACCCCCAAACGACAAACCCAAGCCCGTTGCCCCAACGCCCAAAGTGATCTGCACCATTTGCGGTCTGCTGGTCAAGAAGCACATCCTGGTCCACCACATGCAGTCAAAGCACGAGCAAAAACGAGCCTTCAAGTGTGAGCAGTGCGGCAGCCGGTTCAACGTGCTCCAGCTGTTGAAGACCCACCTCAAAAACGTACACTCCGCCGAGAAGCTGTACCCGTGCCGGCAGGACGGCTGCGAAAAGCGCTACAAACACGCCGGAGATCGCCAAAGGCACGAACAGATGGTGCACCTCGGGATCACGCCGTTTAAGTGCGACGTTTGCTCGGAGTCGTTTGTGCGCGATCG
- the LOC120420504 gene encoding zinc finger protein 91-like, translating to MDQDLDFFVLDPRCRLCRSPDATGGRTFVNEKDHQQRRLVSEMISSCTAVKIYDHDRLPQHVCGPCMEKLREAYALWQRCLAGQKSDFRCQAGKEDEFLRCRICHAEECDELFSLDCPGMGEEVPIGDMLQDFANVMVVPGDGLAAYVCDGCLELLERARVFKRECLQAEVAFLNDTVHAWEKMEFQEGQPSHLVVELFAKPIFESPKLVRCSVCSLKRTIRQIATHCEGCKLDFDGLEPSSECETDEKVELLVVVDSGNDEESEVQAKRPRMADKKQSPVKRVVPQSSAKTMQRNQEDPNAVHARSISRNLTKLNQKIEEHFQIVSSPPGATYQTMRLKSFLCCGCNRFLINQEAFRKHLREFHPKPTIRSEFVCGICNSAFGSKKLLLAHRDKLGGRLYNYCKICDIVLLEERSFVRHQMMNHLTDRQLKEIEQQFIRNVTSKCRSVESVPDGDATCDDCGKSFATEEDLSGHRYESFQFTCQQKGCSYVTKNREFMIVHCVIGDHSKQKSESTTSIVEEPPKELDEETFMVELEDGVEDADSDWEPDLIYDTEWIRPDSVKRQVKLQFPSKNPSKPQLDEDAIAISSCRANLEKRSLKMEDVFELLETNPSGIHQYVRRKTPFCCGCNRFVLSNEAFLKHLETFHPKKPTDSKFVCHICHTSFTVKKNFKAHIDKKDCHVYNYCIPCDKIVLDEKTYVKHQLSVHLTNRQKAELEKQIAPVTVKRCTYHSRISFSGLMGKRTNFRCNFCRRYFASQATLDGHMQDVVEYACLAEGCEIQSRHRQSMIVHCSLGDHRKQPKGETKQLNFRQRSMLFDEALPVAAERVEDLSQVAIPMKQLRIFLKGNSLQMEDIFGIEKDIDNKYVHCIKLLRKKPLCCACNLMFMSEQALSSHMQSEHTERPEPGVDPELVCKLCYTVFGKRALLKFHTDRLQTKSSQFTYCKLCDAIVLAKSFTRHNFKRHLTDEKMSELEGQFTAVSSYGCRDADSLTEIDEGRYKCACKCGKKFESILSARAHQAGSQDVMLYCKVEGCRFQTSKKMEIFEHLMEEAHEVPADPKDQEADDEICFLERDMVYFKCCFSRCFRKFAAEDSLLAHFATHPPAPVDLEPNICHICRETFSSDDDFQAHMDRSYTVKMFRCVNKPCKYQSEFLPNVQLHYKSCKGLVLRKAWKCPKDKIPEHLVKAGQLDEMIDIIEGKGPFCCGCRQVLGSEAELQEHLQREHATRDPSRPLHCPTCNKGFKLKSFLENHMRESAERRYYHCRICKTLLLNELQVKHHKTYIHAFEDPSELTEFYDTITSDLLPCCGCDAKFATQDELALHCSLAHPAPSIVNRLLCPNCHLQQSSLKSMTSHCAKYGSKTYYKCKIGDCRLQTKILSIIQRHVSAASHEDQGGSYRKYLEHQQTFYCCVVNCTFSSELYDLLIDHGIAEHAKEREHLSAKRRDRPLTCPVCCKGFNEEKQMINHRNGAILVACEICKNKTPAPDFAAHLEECRRTYSKACPHCPEVFATYGEFVKHNNQLHGHTRPKKKVVCSICGMLVVENILADHIASHENKRAWKCNQCSLAFNTKTNLSLHERRVHTTERKYRCTVVGCDKTYRYDIDRVRHENVVHFNLKPFACAECPEAFVRNRDLQLHMRLHTGRKLYTCQRCRAEYDRKSEFVAHQERCGEARYDEDVSAYEEYIEEEIV from the exons ATGGATCAAGATCTCGACTTTTTTGTGCTGGACCCCCGTTGCCGCCTGTGCCGGTCACCGGATGCGACCGGCGGCAGGACGTTCGTGAACGAGAAGGACCACCAGCAGCGCCGGCTCGTGTCGGAAATGATCAGCAGCTGCACGGCGGTCAAG ATCTACGACCACGACCGTTTGCCCCAGCACGTTTGCGGCCCGTGTATGGAGAAACTCCGCGAGGCTTACGCGCTGTGGCAGCGGTGTCTGGCGGGCCAAAAGAGCGATTTTCGGTGCCAGGCGGGGAAGGAGGATGAATTCTTGCGGTGTCGGATCTGTCACGCAGAAGAGTGCGATGAGCTGTTTTCGCTCGATTGTCCCGGAATGGGCGAGGAAGTGCCGATTGGCGACATGCTGCAAGATTTTGCGAATGTGATGGTTGTTCCCGGGGACGGACTGGCTGCGTACGTTTGCGACGGTTGTCTGGAGCTGCTGGAGAGGGCGAGGGTGTTCAAGCGGGAGTGTCTGCAGGCGGAAGTTGCGTTTTTGAACGATACCGTTCACGCTTGGGAGAAAATGGAGTTTCAGGAAGGTCAGCCTTCGCATCTGGTGGTGGAGTTGTTTGCGAAACCAATCTTTGAATCGCCCAAGCTGGTTCGATGTTCGGTTTGTAGCTTGAAACGCACCATTCGTCAGATTGCGACGCACTGCGAGGGATGTAAGCTAGATTTTGATGGCCTGGAGCCAAGCAGTGAGTGTGAAACAGATGAGAAGGTTGAACTGCTGGTGGTCGTGGACTCGGGCAACGATGAAGAGAGCGAGGTTCAGGCGAAACGGCCGCGGATGGCAGACAAGAAGCAATCACCGGTCAAACGGGTTGTGCCACAGTCTTCAGCTAAGACCATGCAAAGGAATCAAGAG GATCCAAACGCGGTGCATGCCCGAAGCATTTCCCGAAATTTGACAAAGTTAAACCAGAAGATCGAGGAACACTTCCAGATTGTTTCGAGTCCGCCGGGTGCCACCTACCAGACCATGCGCCTCAAATCGTTCCTATGCTGTGGCTGTAACCGGTTTCTGATTAACCAAGAAGCTTTCCGTAAGCACTTGCGTGAATTTCACCCCAAACCAACGATCCGATCGGAATTCGTCTGCGGCATTTGCAACTCCGCGTTCGGGTCGAAGAAGCTCTTACTGGCGCACAGGGACAAACTGGGCGGTCGGTTGTACAACTACTGTAAAATCTGTGACATCGTTCTGCTGGAGGAGCGCAGCTTCGTGCGGCATCAAATGATGAACCACTTGACCGATCGGCAGTTGAAGGAAATCGAGCAGCAATTCATCAGGAACGTTACGAGCAAGTGCCGATCCGTTGAGTCGGTGCCGGATGGCGACGCAACGTGTGACGATTGTGGAAAGAGCTTCGCCACGGAGGAAGACCTGTCCGGTCATCGGTACGAGAGCTTCCAGTTCACCTGTCAGCAAAAGGGCTGCAGTTACGTGACCAAGAACAGAGAGTTTATGATTGTGCACTGTGTCATCGGTGACCACAGCAAGCAAAAGTCCGAATCAACGACGAGCATCGTCGAAGAGCCTCCAAAAGAACTCGACGAAGAAACTTTCATGGTGGAACTGGAAGATGGCGTCGAGGACGCAGACTCTGACTGGGAGCCCGACCTCATCTACGACACGGAATGGATTCGTCCGGATAGCGTCAAACGCCAGGTAAAGCTTCAATTCCCCAGCAAAAATCCGTCAAAGCCACAGCTGGATGAGGATGCGATCGCAATCTCGTCGTGTCGCGCCAACTTGGAGAAAAGGTCCCTGAAGATGGAGGACGTGTTCGAACTACTCGAGACCAATCCGAGCGGCATTCATCAGTACGTCCGACGGAAGACGCCCTTCTGCTGTGGCTGTAATCGGTTCGTCCTCTCCAACGAAGCATTCCTGAAGCACCTGGAAACGTTCCACCCCAAAAAGCCAACGGATTCCAAATTCGTTTGCCACATCTGCCACACGTCGTTCACGGTGAAGAAGAACTTCAAAGCCCACATAGACAAAAAGGACTGCCACGTGTACAACTACTGCATACCGTGCGATAAAATCGTGCTGGACGAAAAGACCTACGTCAAGCATCAGCTCAGCGTGCACCTGACGAACCGGCAAAAGGCGGAACTCGAGAAGCAAATCGCACCGGTAACCGTAAAACGGTGCACCTACCACTCGCGCATCTCCTTCTCCGGACTCATGGGGAAGCGCACGAACTTCCGGTGCAACTTCTGTCGGCGTTACTTCGCGTCGCAGGCCACCCTGGACGGGCACATGCAGGACGTCGTCGAGTACGCGTGTCTGGCCGAGGGTTGCGAGATCCAGTCGCGCCACCGCCAGAGCATGATCGTGCACTGCAGCCTGGGAGATCACCGCAAGCAGCCGAAGGGCGAGACGAAGCAGTTGAACTTCCGGCAGAGGTCGATGCTGTTCGACGAGGCGCTGCCGGTGGCGGCCGAACGGGTCGAG GACCTGTCTCAAGTGGCCATTCCCATGAAGCAGCTGCGCATATTTTTGAAGGGAAATTCGCTGCAAATGGAAGACATATTCGGGATCGAGAAGGACATCGACAACAAGTACGTGCACTGCATTAAGCTGCTGCGCAAAAAGCCGTTGTGCTGCGCCTGTAACTTGATGTTCATGAGCGAACAGGCGCTGTCCAGCCACATGCAGAGCGAACACACGGAGCGTCCCGAGCCCGGTGTTGACCCGGAGCTGGTTTGCAAGCTTTGCTACACGGTGTTCGGGAAGCGAGCGTTGCTCAAGTTTCACACTGACCGGCTGCAGACGAAGAGCAGTCAGTTCACCTACTGCAAGCTGTGCGATGCGATTGTGCTTGCGAAGAGCTTCACCCGCCACAACTTTAAGCGGCATTTGACGGATGAGAAGATGAGCGAACTCGAGGGCCAATTCACTGCGGTGTCGTCGTACGGCTGTCGAGATGCCGATTCCCTGACGGAAATCGACGAAGGTAGATACAAGTGCGCGTGCAAGTGCGGGAAAAAGTTCGAGTCGATTCTTTCCGCCAGAGCTCACCAGGCCGGAAGTCAGGACGTGATGCTGTACTGTAAAGTCGAGGGCTGCCGGTTCCAGACCAGCAAGAAGATGGAAATATTTGAACACCTTATGGAGGAAGCTCACGAGGTGCCAGCGGACCCCAAAGATCAAGAGGCAGATGATGAGATTTGCTTCTTGGAACGGGATATGGTTTACTTTAAGTGCTGTTTTTCGAGGTGCTTCAGGAAGTTTGCAGCTGAAGATAGTTTGCTCGCACACTTTGCGACACATCCTCCTGCACCGGTGGATCTGGAGCCCAATATATGCCACATCTGTAGAGAGACTTTTTCAAGCGATGACGATTTTCAGGCTCACATGGATCGAAGCTATACCGTCAAAATGTTCCGATGCGTCAATAAACCTTGCAAGTATCAGTCCGAGTTTTTGCCTAACGTCCAGTTGCACTACAAGTCGTGCAAAGGTCTCGTCCTGCGAAAAGCATGGAAATGTCCAAAGGACAAAATTCCGGAACATTTAGTGAAAGCTGGCCAACTGGACGAGATGATAGATATTATCGAAGGCAAAGGACCGTTCTGCTGCGGTTGCCGTCAGGTTCTGGGAAGTGAAGCTGAACTCCAGGAGCATCTGCAACGGGAGCACGCGACCCGTGATCCGTCTCGTCCCTTGCACTGTCCCACGTGCAACAAAGGCTTCAAGCTAAAGAGCTTCCTGGAGAACCACATGAGGGAGTCTGCTGAGCGTAGATATTACCACTGCCGTATTTGCAAAACCCTGCTGTTGAACGAGCTGCAGGTGAAGCATCACAAAACGTACATCCACGCCTTCGAAGACCCGTCCGAGCTCACGGAGTTCTACGACACGATCACGTCGGATTTGCTGCCCTGCTGCGGCTGCGATGCAAAGTTCGCGACACAGGATGAGCTGGCGCTGCACTGCTCACTCGCCCATCCGGCGCCCAGTATCGTAAATCGGCTGCTGTGTCCCAACTGCCACCTGCAGCAGTCAAGTTTGAAGTCGATGACCAGCCACTGCGCCAAGTACGGCAGTAAGACGTACTACAAGTGCAAG attggTGACTGCAGACTGCAAACAAAGATTTTGTCCATAATTCAACGGCACGTGTCGGCGGCGTCGCACGAGGACCAGGGGGGAAGTTACCGAAAATATCTGGAGCACCAGCAAACGTTCTACTGCTGCGTGGTGAATTGTACGTTTTCCAGCGAGTTGTACGATTTGCTCATCGATCACGGTATCGCCGAACACGCGAAGGAACGCGAGCATCTCAGCGCCAAGCGCAGGGATCGACCACTCACGTGTCCCGTGTGCTGCAAAGGTTTCAACGAGGAGAAACAAATGATCAACCACCGAAACGGCGCGATTCTCGTGGCCtgtgaaatttgcaaaaacaaGACGCCAGCACCGGACTTTGCTGCCCACCTGGAAGAGTGCAGGCGAACCTACTCGAAGGCGTGCCCACATTGTCCAGAAGTGTTCGCGACCTATGGCGAATTCGTGAAACATAACAACCAACTCCACGGACACACAAGACCTAAGAAGAAAGTAGTTTGCAGCATTTGCGGAATGCTGGTGGTTGAAAATATACTGGCAGATCACATAGCATCGCACGAGAACAAGCGTGCCTGGAAGTGCAACCAGTGCTCGTTAGCGTTCAACACCAAAA CTAATCTGAGCCTGCACGAGCGTCGCGTCCACACCACCGAGCGGAAGTACCGGTGCACGGTTGTGGGCTGCGACAAAACGTACCGCTACGACATTGACCGCGTGCGGCACGAAAATGTGGTACATTTCAACCTGAAGCCGTTCGCGTGCGCCGAATGTCCGGAAGCGTTCGTGCGAAATC GTGACCTGCAGCTGCACATGCGGCTGCACACCGGCCGGAAGCTGTACACCTGCCAGAGGTGCCGGGCCGAGTACGACCGGAAGAGCGAATTTGTGGCGCACCAGGAGCGGTGCGGGGAAGCAAGGTACGACGAGGACGTTTCGGCGTACGAGGAGTACATTGAGGAGGAGATTGTTTGA